A single genomic interval of Fusarium verticillioides 7600 chromosome 8, whole genome shotgun sequence harbors:
- a CDS encoding amidohydrolase ytcJ-like encodes MTKTLFVNGRILSKTETGLNGKAHFSDCMLIHDDKIVAIGSRNEISQALGSDIQIRDLDQRVVLPSFIDGHMHLLLLGQSLRKLDLSRCTSLEDIRSCILQYAAENPDTPTILCKGWRHYMTPGGVTAAMLDDLDPRPIFVDAGSLHSCWCNTAALKELEVDDMPDPAGGKIYRDADGKPSGLLDEGAMMSIIWPFQAESSPKYERIEAIRAAVKEYNAAGYTGAVEMAMDEEAWDALVTLKETEPNLSLRIAAHWLIKPTADLEQNSKQVQRAIELSKQYNSTTSPDLRLVGIKVITDGIIDACTAYLSEPYATAGNPPPIWEPEFLEPVVKEADAGGLQVALHAIGDGAVRMAIDAIEKHATPGRRHRIEHLEIVSPEDAKRLGKLGLTASIQPIHADPTALTTWPELIGEERYERAFAYREFADAGALMAIGTDSPTSPWSPMHNFHVAINRQSSKNPENPEIVHEHFSLGLCETFVAGTEGAARSVFAEDRVGSLTPGKLADFLVVDMEWDPKTLLKAEVKETWFGGSRVF; translated from the exons ATGACCAAAACATTGTTTGTCAATGGCCGGATCCTGTCCAAGACAGAGACGGGCCTCAACGGCAAAGCCCATTTCTCAGACTGCATGCTCATACATGACGACAAAATCGTCGCAATCGGGTCTCGTAACGAGATCTCTCAAGCCCTAGGTTCAGACATACAGATTCGCGATCTTGATCAGCGTGTTGTTCTTCCCAGCTTCATTGATGGTCATATGCAtttgctcctcctcggtcaATCACTCCGAAAGCTTGATCTGTCGCGATGCACTTCACTTGAAGACATCCGATCATGTATCCTCCAATACGCTGCTGAAAACCCAGACACACCGACTATTCTTTGCAAAGGATGGAGGCATTACATGACTCCCGGTGGAGTTACAGCCGCGATgctggatgatcttgatccaCGGCCTATCTTTGTCGATGCGGGCTCTTTACACTCTTGCTGGTGCAATACTGCGGCTTtgaaagagcttgaggttgatgatatgCCGGATCCAGCTGGTGGCAAGATTTATCGTGACGCGGATGGAAAGCCATCAGGGCTGTTGGATGAAGGCGCCATGATGTCAATCA TTTGGCCATTCCAAGCAGAGTCGTCACCAAAGTATGAGCGAATAGAGGCAATTCGCGCAGCCGTGAAAGAGTACAACGCAGCTGGATACACAGGCGCGGTAGAAATGGCcatggatgaagaagcatgggATGCTCTCGTAACTCTCAAAGAAACAGAACCCAATCTATCGCTACGAATAGCAGCTCACTGGCTCATCAAACCAACCGCTGACCTTGAACAAAACTCCAAACAAGTGCAGCGTGCTATCGAACTGAGCAAGCAGTAcaactcaacaacaagtCCTGATCTTCGACTTGTCGGAATCAAGGTCATCACCGACGGTATTATCGACGCATGCACTGCCTATCTTTCCGAGCCGTATGCTACTGCAGGAAATCCACCGCCTATATGGGAGCCTGAGTTCCTCGAACCGGTGGTCAAAGAggctgatgctggtggtTTACAAGTTGCTTTGCACGCTATTGGCGACGGAGCTGTAAGAATGGCCATCGATGCTATTGAGAAGCATGCTACACCAGGTCGAAGGCACAGAATCGAGCACTTGGAGATTGTTTCCCCAGAAGACGCCAAGAGGCTTGGAAAGCTTGGTTTAACAGCATCCATCCAGCCCATACATGCAGACccaacagccttgacaaCCTGGCCCGAACTCATTGGAGAGGAGCGATATGAGAGAGCGTTTGCGTATCGAGAGTTTGCTGATGCAGGTGCCTTGATGGCGATTGGTACTGATAGCCCTACATCACCGTGGTCGCCTATGCATAATTTCCATGTGGCTATCAACAGGCAGTCTTCCAAGAACCCGGAGAACCCCGAGATAGTGCATGAGCACTTTAGTTTAGGTTTGTGTGAGACCTTTGTCGCGGGTACAGAAGGTGCAGCGCGAAGTGTATTTGCTGAAGATCGTGTTGGAAGCTTGACACCTGGAAAACTGGCTGactttcttgttgttgatatggAGTGGGATCCGAAGACGCTactcaaggctgaggtgaAGGAGACTTGGTTTGGAGGATCTCGGGTATTTTAA
- a CDS encoding hypothetical protein (At least one base has a quality score < 10) — protein sequence MVPQNLYLSYKRDTKYLLYWMINVYNRLLRSTDGDAQSAASVNTTGQTTVNEWEKTSAATSDDSEDVEQTLFANKFQELSVDKAESTDEEDDVTQPHSPVAARKVSRKPKGKGKKARKYKKPKKSKKQDTKDPATDEIPIESIRIIEDSGEVGLVTDYLLAVYSTVKEWAELRAYTQNLWKEVAYEGLNSAVAGAVSNLTIYMVKRTNTAIFVDFPGHDTYETIMNTITRGNMERTQGNFRLSLFAVGPDGEQHSRKETAVDIKEQFLIHAYQDLRDFVLDFQANRTGKPTKAMQAKIVKWDPNFNLERATNEERVHWRRCYTIKWLYDLVNVFSSVVVQRNTVRGEKHVYEEVDWSANGPWGVHRTIFGLEEFAGDITNMAMKKPGTNITKMIYPHHVFQMQCIVDSFTVSRGWSLSALHGHMLEAPAKKGRARRDVDLFLDRQNKCVFAGYCQTVDLLKQILEKDGKMEQHKDFFEIIKIAQLDFVDFLGEHKYTSGLDTIPPSRFADRNANGLQEYSPFLCGVGLEEGLEIAYRLGMYLWERIPEPTLMIHLHNAVVQKGYLSRPIGLCATIEDLFKHTFFAQGRKPESGFVDALLASVGQPGSRQAQARSQAIRYRRRYADNIHQLFDLEVNQIFKRNSMLTTCRRAGWNLEAIPDDELQFGSMLFFERLSRAKHVSENELENTVLVRKARAVGMTDKEIIEATNKLSSIANNTLEVPDEVLNKYAPEGFQLPSQAGSEVLDGRGILDLAKFDILSDVAGIAPISSLNYLGVACWLLITFGRIEERLKEAGNPLYFEAYEGSGPWKLEKRVALALLALKGDNEECLRIVADTLNDARSGFMDFIYWEDLETEPREKEERVDPSVGNECTVM from the exons ATGGTACCGCAGAACCTCTATCTCTCTTACAAGAGGGACACAAAATACCTGTTGTACTGGATGATCAACGTGTACAATCGTCTGCTCAGATCCACTGATGGAGATGCTCAATCGGCCGCCTCTGTCAACACGACAGGTCAAACCACAGTAAATG AATGGGAGAAGACGAGCGCTGCGACCAGCGACGATAGCGAGGACGTTGAACAGACCCTGTTCGCCAATAAATTCCAAGAATTGAGCGTCGACAAAGCAGAGTCgaccgatgaagaggacgatgtcACTCAACCACATTCACCAGTCGCTGCACGAAAAGTCTCACGAAAGCcaaagggcaagggcaaAAAGGCGAGAAAATacaagaagccgaagaagagcaagaaacaagacaCGAAAGATCCTGCGACCGATGAAATACCTATTGAGAGCATCCGCATCATCGAAGATAGTGGTGAGGTCGGCCTTGTCACAGACTATCTACTCGCAGTCTACTCAACTGTCAAAGAATGGGCCGAACTCCGTGCTTACACCCAAAATCTCTGGAAAGAGGTCGCATACGAAGGTCTCAACAGTGCTGTCGCTGGAGCTGTAAGCAACTTGACAATCTATATGGTCAAGCGCACCAACACCGCTATCTTTGTCGATTTTCCGGGTCACGACACGTACGAAACCATCATGAACACCATCACTAGAGGAAACATGGAGAGGACACAGGGAAACTTCAGGCTGTCTCTCTTTGCGGTCGGTCCGGATGGTGAACAGCACAGTCGGAAGGAGACAGCTGTGGACATCAAGGAGCAGTTCCTTATCCACGCCTATCAGGACTTGAGGGACTTTGTGCTTGACTTCCAAGCCAATCGTACAGGCAAGCCGACAAAGGCAATGCAGGCCAAGATTGTGAAATGGGATCCAAACTTCAACTTGGAGCGCGCGACGAATGAGGAGCGAGTCCACTGGAGGCGCTGCTACACCATAAAATGGCTCTACGACCTTGTCAATGTGTTCTCGTCTGTTGTGGTTCAGAGAAACACAGTCAGAGGAGAAAAGCATGTCTACGAGGAGGTGGACTGGTCTGCCAACGGTCCTTGGGGCGTCCATCGAACCATCTTCGGTCTGGAAGAATTCGCGGGTGATATTACGAACATGGCTATGAAGAAGCCTGgaaccaacatcaccaagatgatctaTCCACATCACGTTTTCCAGATGCAGTGCATCGTTGACTCATTCACTGTTTCTCGCGGTTGGTCATTAAGTGCTCTGCACGGTCATATGCTTGAAGCGCCAGCAAAGAAGGGTCGTGCCAGACGAGACGTCGACCTCTTTCTCGATCGACAGAACAAGTGCGTCTTTGCTGGGTACTGTCAGACCGTCGATTTGCTCAAACAGATTCTGGAGAAGGACGGTAAGATGGAGCAGCATAAAGACTTTtttgagatcatcaagatcgcGCAGCTTGATTTCGTCGATTTTCTTGGAGAGCACAAGTACACGAGCGGTCTCGATACCATACCGCCCTCGCGCTTTGCAGACCGCAATGCGAATGGCTTGCAGGAGTATTCGCCATTCCTGTGTGgagttggtcttgaagaaggtcttgAGATCGCTTACAGACTCGGCATGTACCTCTGGGAACGCATCCCTGAGCCAACGCTGATGATCCATCTTCACAATGCTGTTGTACAGAAGGGTTACCTCTCTAGACCTATCGGACTATGCGCTACAATAGAagatctcttcaagcatACGTTCTTCGCACAAGGTCGCAAGCCGGAATCGGGCTTTGTGGATGCTCTGCTTGCGTCTGTGGGACAGCCAGGGTCGAGACAGGCGCAGGCGCGGAGTCAGGCTATTCGGTACAGACGCAGATATGCCGATAACATCCATCAGCTATTCGACTTGGAGGTCAATCAGATTTTCAAGCGTAACTCTATGCTTACCACTTGTCGCCGAGCGGGTTGGAACCTCGAGGCCAttcctgatgatgagcttcaaTTCGGTAGCATGCTGTTCTTCGAGCGGCTTAGTCGAGCAAAGCACGTCAGCGAAAATGAACTCGAGAACACTGTCCTTGTTCGTAAGGCGAGAGCAGTTGGAATGACTGATAAGGAGATCATCGAAGCGACAAACAAACTCTCTTCCATTGCGAACAATACGCTCGAGGTACCAGATGAGGTCTTGAACAAGTACGCCCCAGAAGGCTTTCAGCTACCTTCACAAGCTGGATCAGAAGTCCTCGACGGCCGCGGTATTCTCGACTTAGCGAAATTCGACATTCTTTCTGACGTAGCGGGAATTGCACCAatctcaagcctcaactATCTCGGTGTGGCCTGCTGGCTGCTCATCACTTTTGGGCGTATAGAGGAGCGTctgaaagaagctggaaATCCTCTGTATTTTGAGGCTTATGAAGGGTCTGGGCCttggaagctggagaagagagttgctCTCGCGTTGCTTGCGCTGAAGGGGGATAATGAGGAGTGTTTGAGGATTGTTGCTGATACGTTGAATGACGCTCGTTCTGGATTCATGGATTTCATCTACTGGGAGGACTTGGAGACGGAGCCgagagagaaggaagaacGTGTGGACCCTAGTGTTGGAAATGAGTGCACTGTCATGTGA